In the Palaeococcus pacificus DY20341 genome, one interval contains:
- a CDS encoding Yip1 family protein, which yields MEKSMSGFWGYLYGAAFKPRSTFDRLLKDPRRLVHGFKAVLLISALYTLTVVGLAITHAVPVVPPWVAIPAEDYYFWEIFFTLPVFVMAWILAAGLVQLCGRVFNGEGTFEDTLAVLGFVLTVPMFVTWIPETVMTLLFLAGAITQRELLEMTSKPGALRVFASTYQLVALVWYLILTTVAVGVVQKLRLRQAAVVAVLTVLTVGFIMLIFIR from the coding sequence GTGGAGAAAAGCATGTCCGGATTTTGGGGTTATCTCTATGGTGCAGCCTTCAAACCGCGTAGCACATTTGATCGTCTACTTAAAGACCCCCGACGGCTTGTCCATGGCTTCAAAGCCGTTTTGTTAATCAGCGCTCTCTACACGCTGACAGTTGTGGGCTTGGCCATCACCCATGCTGTGCCTGTGGTTCCTCCATGGGTAGCAATCCCTGCGGAGGATTATTATTTCTGGGAGATATTTTTCACCCTGCCCGTGTTTGTGATGGCATGGATTTTGGCGGCAGGACTAGTGCAGTTATGTGGAAGAGTGTTCAATGGAGAAGGCACATTTGAGGATACTCTTGCAGTTCTGGGGTTTGTCCTGACGGTTCCAATGTTTGTCACTTGGATTCCCGAGACTGTGATGACACTCCTATTTCTCGCAGGTGCGATAACCCAGCGGGAATTATTGGAGATGACCTCAAAACCAGGTGCCCTGCGGGTTTTTGCCAGTACTTACCAGCTCGTGGCACTGGTGTGGTATCTCATCCTAACAACCGTCGCCGTAGGTGTGGTTCAGAAGCTGCGCTTGCGACAAGCGGCGGTTGTGGCCGTATTAACCGTGCTAACTGTCGGGTTCATAATGCTTATTTTCATCCGGTGA
- a CDS encoding helix-turn-helix transcriptional regulator: protein MKTRIKEFRARYNLTQAELAKMVGVRRETIVFLEKGKYNPSLKLAYKIAKVLNTTIEELFIFDEEKL from the coding sequence ATGAAAACGAGGATTAAAGAGTTCCGCGCGCGCTATAACCTCACGCAGGCGGAGCTTGCAAAGATGGTGGGTGTGAGGAGGGAAACAATAGTTTTCCTTGAGAAGGGGAAGTACAACCCATCGCTCAAACTGGCTTATAAAATAGCAAAAGTCCTAAACACGACGATAGAGGAGCTCTTTATATTCGATGAGGAGAAGCTGTAG